The proteins below come from a single Pandoraea apista genomic window:
- a CDS encoding branched-chain amino acid ABC transporter permease translates to MEFLGIPLPALLSQLLLGLVNGSFYAMLSLGLAVIFGLLNVINFAHGALFMLGAMLAWMGGNYLGLNYWVMLILAPVVVGLIGIVIERTMLRWIYKLDHLYGLLLTFGITLVLEGVFRSIYGVSGQPFDAPEALSGATNLGFMFMPNYRAWVVVASLIVCFATWFVIEKTKIGAYLRAGTENPKLVEAFGVNVPLMITLTYGFGVALAAFAGVLAAPVIQISPLMGQSMIITVFAVVVIGGMGSIMGSIVTGLMLGVIEGFTKVFYPEASATVVFVIMVIVLLLRPAGLFGKQK, encoded by the coding sequence ATGGAATTTCTAGGCATCCCCCTGCCGGCGCTGTTGAGCCAACTGCTGCTGGGACTGGTGAACGGCTCGTTCTACGCCATGCTGAGCCTCGGCCTGGCGGTGATTTTCGGTTTGCTCAACGTGATCAACTTTGCGCACGGCGCGTTGTTCATGCTGGGTGCAATGCTCGCCTGGATGGGCGGCAATTATCTCGGCCTCAATTATTGGGTCATGCTGATTCTCGCCCCCGTTGTGGTGGGTCTCATCGGCATTGTCATCGAGCGCACCATGCTGCGCTGGATCTATAAACTCGATCACCTCTACGGCCTGCTGCTTACGTTTGGTATCACGCTGGTGCTCGAGGGGGTGTTCCGCTCGATCTACGGCGTATCGGGTCAACCGTTCGACGCTCCCGAAGCGCTGTCCGGCGCGACCAATCTCGGCTTCATGTTCATGCCGAATTACCGCGCGTGGGTCGTGGTGGCGTCGCTCATCGTGTGCTTTGCCACATGGTTCGTGATCGAGAAGACGAAGATCGGTGCGTATCTGCGCGCCGGTACCGAGAACCCGAAACTGGTGGAAGCGTTCGGTGTGAACGTGCCGCTCATGATCACGCTGACGTATGGCTTCGGGGTCGCGCTCGCCGCGTTCGCCGGGGTGCTCGCCGCGCCCGTCATCCAGATCTCGCCGCTCATGGGGCAGTCGATGATCATCACCGTATTCGCGGTGGTCGTGATCGGTGGCATGGGCTCCATCATGGGCTCGATCGTCACCGGTCTGATGCTCGGCGTGATCGAAGGCTTTACCAAGGTGTTCTACCCGGAAGCGTCTGCGACCGTGGTGTTCGTCATCATGGTGATCGTGTTGCTGCTGCGCCCGGCTGGGCTGTTCGGCAAACAAAAGTAA
- a CDS encoding ABC transporter ATP-binding protein — protein MANNDYILETRGLTKEFRGFTAVNGVDLRVARGTIHALIGPNGAGKTTCFNLLTKFLVPSAGTITFNGEDITREAPAQIARRGIIRSFQISAVFPHLTVLENVRIGLQRNLGTAFHFWSSSRTLRKLDDRAMDLLAEVGLTEFAHTLTVELPYGRKRALEIATTLAMEPELMLLDEPTQGMGHEDVDRVTALIKKVSAGRTILMVEHNMNVIAGISDTITVLQRGEVLAEGPYHEVSKNPQVMEAYMGTADGEMQGAHG, from the coding sequence ATGGCGAACAACGATTACATTCTCGAGACCCGCGGACTCACGAAAGAGTTTCGCGGCTTCACCGCCGTGAACGGGGTCGACCTGCGCGTTGCGCGCGGCACCATTCATGCACTCATCGGACCGAATGGCGCAGGCAAGACCACCTGCTTCAACCTGCTCACCAAGTTCCTGGTGCCCAGCGCGGGGACAATTACCTTCAACGGTGAAGACATCACCCGCGAAGCGCCTGCGCAAATCGCGCGACGCGGCATCATCCGCTCGTTCCAGATCTCTGCCGTGTTTCCGCACCTCACCGTGCTTGAGAACGTGCGCATCGGTCTGCAACGCAACCTTGGCACCGCGTTCCACTTCTGGAGCAGCAGCCGCACGTTGCGCAAGCTCGACGACCGCGCGATGGATCTGCTCGCCGAGGTCGGCCTCACCGAATTCGCCCATACGCTTACCGTGGAACTGCCGTACGGGCGCAAGCGCGCGCTCGAAATCGCGACCACACTTGCTATGGAACCCGAACTAATGTTGCTCGACGAGCCCACGCAAGGCATGGGGCACGAAGACGTCGATCGCGTGACGGCTCTCATCAAGAAGGTGTCGGCCGGTCGAACGATTCTGATGGTCGAGCACAACATGAACGTGATCGCGGGTATCTCCGACACCATCACTGTGCTTCAGCGCGGCGAGGTGCTCGCTGAAGGCCCGTATCACGAAGTTTCGAAGAATCCGCAGGTGATGGAAGCCTACATGGGCACCGCGGACGGTGAAATGCAGGGGGCCCACGGGTGA
- a CDS encoding branched-chain amino acid ABC transporter permease yields the protein MQQQMQQRVLYSLLLLALIVAPFAGAYPVFVMKVLCFALFACAFNLLLGFTGLLSFGHAAFFGSAGYITGYAIRNLGFTPEIGILAGVIAGAVLGLVIGLLAIRRQGIYFAMITLALAQMLYFLCLQAPFTGGEDGLQGVPRGSLFGVLPLDSDLTLYYVVLAICALGFLLIMRIVHSPFGQVLKAIKENEPRAISLGYDVDRFKLLAFVLSATLAALAGSTKTVVLGFETLTDVHWTMSGMVILMTLVGGLGTMLGPVVGAVVIIVLENKLGDIGNWLATVTGVPWFQTLGESVTIVIGAIFIICVLAFRRGLVGELVARSRFFRTMSQAS from the coding sequence ATGCAACAACAGATGCAACAACGGGTGCTTTATTCCCTTCTGCTTCTCGCGCTGATCGTGGCGCCGTTCGCGGGCGCCTATCCGGTCTTCGTCATGAAGGTGCTGTGCTTCGCACTGTTCGCCTGCGCGTTCAATCTGCTGCTCGGTTTCACGGGGCTGCTGTCGTTCGGTCACGCCGCGTTTTTCGGCAGCGCGGGCTATATCACCGGCTACGCCATCCGCAATCTGGGCTTTACGCCAGAGATCGGCATTCTCGCGGGCGTGATCGCCGGGGCCGTGTTGGGGCTCGTCATCGGCCTGCTGGCGATTCGGCGTCAGGGCATCTACTTCGCAATGATTACGCTGGCATTGGCGCAGATGCTGTACTTCCTCTGTCTGCAAGCGCCGTTCACGGGCGGGGAAGATGGCCTGCAAGGCGTGCCGCGCGGCAGTCTTTTCGGGGTCTTGCCGCTGGATTCGGACCTCACGCTGTATTACGTGGTGCTGGCCATTTGCGCGCTGGGCTTCCTGCTCATCATGCGTATCGTGCACTCGCCGTTCGGTCAGGTGCTCAAGGCGATCAAGGAGAACGAGCCGCGTGCGATTTCGCTCGGTTACGACGTCGATCGCTTCAAGCTGCTGGCGTTCGTGCTGTCGGCCACGCTGGCGGCATTGGCCGGATCGACCAAGACCGTGGTGCTGGGCTTCGAGACGCTCACCGACGTGCACTGGACAATGTCGGGCATGGTGATCCTGATGACGCTCGTGGGCGGTCTGGGGACGATGCTCGGGCCGGTCGTCGGCGCGGTGGTCATCATTGTGCTGGAGAACAAGCTCGGCGACATCGGCAACTGGCTGGCAACGGTCACGGGAGTGCCTTGGTTCCAGACGCTAGGCGAGTCGGTGACGATCGTGATCGGCGCCATCTTCATCATCTGTGTGCTGGCTTTCCGGCGCGGCCTGGTGGGTGAGTTGGTGGCGCGCAGCCGGTTCTTCCGGACCA
- a CDS encoding ABC transporter ATP-binding protein has protein sequence MYGNGGGNGNGNGNGKGGANIPALEVEGLQAWYGESHILHGVDLTVGRGEVVTLLGRNGAGRTTTLRAIMGLTGQRQGSIRIGGEETIHLPTYKVAHHGVGYCPEERGIFASLSCEENLLLPPYIGMSGNRREDGGLGMSLEEIYDMFPNLKERRHSQGTRLSGGEQQMLAVARILRTGANLLLLDEISEGLAPVIVQTLARMITTLKARGYTIVMVEQNFRFAAPLADRFYVMEHGKIVERFGAQELETKMPVLHELLGV, from the coding sequence ATGTACGGGAATGGGGGCGGTAACGGTAACGGTAACGGTAACGGCAAGGGCGGTGCGAACATCCCGGCACTGGAAGTCGAGGGACTTCAGGCCTGGTACGGCGAATCGCACATCCTGCACGGCGTGGACCTGACGGTGGGCCGTGGCGAAGTCGTCACGCTGCTCGGGCGCAACGGCGCCGGGCGTACCACGACGCTGCGCGCCATCATGGGGCTGACCGGACAGCGTCAGGGTTCGATACGCATTGGCGGTGAAGAAACCATTCACTTGCCGACGTACAAGGTTGCGCACCACGGCGTGGGCTACTGCCCCGAAGAGCGCGGTATTTTCGCGAGCCTGTCGTGCGAGGAAAACCTGTTGCTGCCGCCGTATATCGGCATGAGCGGCAATCGTCGCGAAGACGGCGGACTCGGCATGTCGCTCGAAGAGATCTACGACATGTTCCCCAACCTGAAGGAGCGGCGCCACAGTCAGGGCACGCGTTTGTCGGGCGGCGAACAACAGATGCTGGCCGTGGCGCGCATTCTGCGCACGGGCGCCAATTTGTTGCTGCTTGACGAGATTTCCGAAGGTCTTGCGCCGGTGATCGTGCAGACGTTGGCACGCATGATTACCACGCTCAAGGCGCGGGGCTACACCATCGTGATGGTGGAACAGAATTTCCGTTTTGCGGCTCCGCTGGCCGATCGCTTCTATGTGATGGAGCACGGCAAGATCGTGGAGCGCTTCGGCGCTCAGGAGCTGGAAACGAAGATGCCGGTGCTGCACGAGTTGTTGGGCGTATGA
- a CDS encoding ABC transporter substrate-binding protein, which produces MRMKALAVAAAFGFAAMASQAHADGNTVKIGFITDMSGLYTDIDGQGGAEAIKMAIADFGGKVLGKPVELVTADHQNKADVAASKAREWFDRGGVDMLIGGTNSGTGLAMNKVSAEKKKVYINVGAGSDALTNDQCQPYGVHYAYDTVALARGTGSAVVKAGGKSWFFLTADYAFGHALEKATADVVKANGGTVKGQVRHPLSASDFSSYLLQAQSSGAQVLGLANAGGDTINAIKAAKEFGIKGKMQIAGLLVFINDIHSLGLDNTEGMYLTDSWYWDKDEKTRAFAKRYFDKMKKMPSSLQAGDYSATMTYLKAVQAAGTTDADKVMDQLHKIKIDDMFSKGYIRKDGTMVHDMYLMQVKSKAESKSPWDYYKVVATIPGEKAFTTEAESTCKLPK; this is translated from the coding sequence ATGCGGATGAAGGCGTTGGCCGTTGCGGCTGCGTTCGGTTTTGCGGCAATGGCCTCGCAGGCCCATGCCGATGGCAATACGGTGAAGATCGGTTTCATTACCGATATGTCGGGCCTTTACACCGACATCGACGGGCAGGGTGGTGCGGAAGCCATCAAGATGGCCATCGCCGATTTCGGCGGCAAGGTCCTCGGCAAGCCGGTCGAACTGGTCACCGCCGATCACCAGAACAAAGCGGACGTCGCAGCGTCGAAGGCGCGCGAATGGTTCGATCGCGGCGGCGTCGATATGCTCATCGGCGGTACCAATTCGGGTACCGGTCTGGCGATGAACAAGGTCTCGGCCGAGAAGAAGAAGGTCTACATCAACGTCGGCGCCGGTTCGGACGCGCTGACCAACGATCAATGCCAGCCGTATGGCGTGCACTACGCCTATGACACCGTCGCGCTCGCACGCGGCACGGGCTCGGCCGTCGTGAAGGCGGGCGGCAAGTCGTGGTTCTTCCTGACGGCCGACTACGCGTTCGGTCACGCGCTGGAAAAAGCCACGGCCGATGTGGTCAAGGCCAACGGCGGCACCGTGAAGGGGCAGGTACGTCACCCGCTCTCGGCGTCGGACTTCTCGTCGTATCTGCTTCAGGCACAGTCCTCGGGCGCGCAAGTGCTGGGTCTGGCCAACGCCGGTGGCGACACCATCAACGCGATCAAGGCCGCGAAGGAGTTCGGTATCAAGGGCAAGATGCAGATCGCCGGCCTGCTCGTGTTCATCAACGACATTCACTCGCTCGGTCTGGATAACACCGAGGGCATGTATCTGACCGATAGCTGGTACTGGGACAAGGACGAGAAGACCCGCGCCTTCGCCAAGCGCTACTTCGACAAGATGAAGAAGATGCCGTCGAGCCTGCAAGCCGGCGACTATTCGGCCACGATGACTTATCTGAAGGCCGTGCAGGCGGCAGGTACGACCGATGCCGACAAGGTCATGGATCAACTGCACAAGATCAAGATCGACGACATGTTCAGCAAGGGCTACATCCGGAAGGACGGCACGATGGTCCACGACATGTACCTGATGCAGGTGAAGTCGAAGGCGGAATCGAAGTCGCCGTGGGACTACTACAAGGTTGTCGCCACGATCCCGGGCGAGAAGGCGTTCACCACCGAGGCGGAATCGACCTGCAAGCTCCCGAAGTAA
- a CDS encoding methyltransferase domain-containing protein — MDPVSVKAVIRGPQGILFLKNPRNELELPGGRPNHRETLELALTREIEEECGLNITSATYMGSQSCEIVPGRSVLLVFFYCTLPEGRLVLSDEHTAYEWVDLDAEPPHNMPSFYWEFCSQLRNDHNASEYAAAARPEYPLHTGEADRQRLMVTAEVYNAATTEFLRKFLPKTGRILEVGCGHGQIAQWLAANAPEATVIGLDNDAEQISLAKSAASAHGINNLSFRVGDLSDLASISQLKRKFELITCRFTLLHIGQRRPVVEALLGLLTPLGVLVVEEPSLGSLFCIPHVAGFEQANAAISAYGESRGVNYNCIEDIWSIITKMNVQIRDARFSQPTVWKKEHKALVKLSFQQLSPRLVAHGILEEHQAKRIEQSLDSEYMDDLVISGGLRTLQIAMSVKGRS; from the coding sequence ATGGATCCAGTCAGCGTTAAAGCTGTCATTCGGGGACCGCAAGGAATTCTTTTCCTAAAAAATCCACGCAACGAACTTGAGTTACCGGGAGGCAGACCTAACCATCGAGAAACGCTCGAGCTCGCCTTGACTCGAGAGATAGAGGAAGAATGCGGCCTCAACATCACCTCGGCAACTTACATGGGAAGTCAATCCTGCGAAATCGTACCCGGGAGGAGTGTTCTGCTAGTTTTTTTTTACTGCACGCTCCCTGAAGGGCGCCTCGTACTGAGTGACGAGCACACCGCCTACGAATGGGTCGATCTCGACGCCGAGCCGCCCCACAACATGCCGAGCTTCTACTGGGAATTCTGCTCGCAGTTGAGAAATGATCACAACGCATCGGAATACGCTGCCGCGGCACGGCCCGAATACCCTCTACACACAGGCGAAGCGGACAGGCAACGGCTCATGGTCACTGCGGAGGTGTACAACGCCGCCACGACCGAGTTCCTCCGCAAGTTCTTGCCGAAAACCGGTCGTATCCTTGAGGTCGGTTGCGGCCACGGACAAATCGCTCAATGGCTTGCCGCCAACGCCCCAGAAGCCACTGTCATCGGTCTCGACAACGATGCTGAACAAATCTCTCTGGCCAAATCGGCCGCATCGGCACACGGAATCAACAATCTTTCCTTTCGAGTCGGCGATCTGAGTGATTTGGCGAGTATCTCTCAACTCAAGAGAAAATTCGAACTCATTACCTGCCGGTTTACCCTCCTGCATATCGGGCAACGCCGCCCAGTTGTAGAAGCACTACTGGGTCTTTTAACGCCGCTCGGCGTATTAGTCGTCGAAGAGCCGTCACTCGGGAGCTTATTCTGCATACCCCATGTGGCAGGTTTCGAACAAGCCAATGCGGCAATTAGCGCATATGGAGAAAGCAGGGGCGTCAACTACAACTGCATCGAGGACATTTGGTCAATCATCACGAAGATGAACGTTCAAATCAGGGATGCCAGATTCAGTCAACCCACCGTCTGGAAAAAGGAGCACAAGGCGCTTGTAAAGCTGTCATTTCAGCAACTTTCGCCTCGACTCGTTGCGCATGGAATTCTCGAAGAACATCAGGCGAAGCGTATCGAGCAGTCACTTGATAGCGAGTACATGGACGACCTCGTTATTTCCGGAGGCTTGCGCACCTTGCAGATCGCCATGTCGGTCAAGGGGAGGTCGTGA
- a CDS encoding phytanoyl-CoA dioxygenase family protein, translating into MSQEFVYQFDINGYVVIPAAISQPHLQRLQDYWSANLIGLQLHDVNFDWGDDWRGLIDVESVYSFLDIVYRSKFRLDHMFCVDERFVSSGGQLHHQADMFDEGIYYWVRNRRIHSGLVAVQYAISDIGETTNHFCCIPGSHRANFPVPDRYRGLSDNLLLRHVFLQAGDAVVFSEALVHGTFKVANSGLRRSVFARYMNNHSYFRRPLAHRDIASLPPTPNHSASSEAQIFSTRDLTPRQRQLVVEPAYARGHAPVKS; encoded by the coding sequence ATGAGCCAGGAATTCGTTTATCAGTTCGATATCAATGGCTACGTCGTTATTCCCGCAGCGATATCGCAGCCGCATCTTCAACGCCTACAAGACTACTGGTCCGCGAACCTCATCGGGCTCCAACTACACGACGTAAATTTCGACTGGGGAGACGATTGGCGAGGCCTTATCGATGTTGAATCCGTCTATTCGTTCCTAGATATAGTCTACCGATCGAAATTTCGACTGGACCATATGTTTTGTGTCGACGAGCGCTTCGTCAGCAGCGGCGGTCAACTGCACCATCAGGCAGACATGTTCGACGAAGGCATCTATTACTGGGTGCGAAATCGACGCATTCACAGCGGCCTTGTCGCGGTTCAGTACGCAATATCGGACATCGGGGAAACGACGAACCACTTCTGCTGCATCCCCGGGTCACATCGGGCCAACTTCCCGGTTCCAGACAGGTACCGCGGCCTCTCGGACAATTTATTGCTACGCCACGTCTTTCTCCAGGCCGGAGACGCAGTGGTCTTCTCGGAAGCGCTCGTTCACGGAACGTTCAAAGTCGCAAACTCAGGCCTGCGGCGAAGCGTGTTCGCGAGGTACATGAACAATCACTCGTACTTCAGAAGACCGCTGGCACATCGCGATATCGCATCCCTCCCCCCCACGCCGAACCATTCCGCATCATCTGAAGCGCAGATCTTCTCAACAAGGGATTTGACGCCCAGGCAGCGGCAGCTGGTCGTTGAACCTGCTTATGCACGAGGCCACGCGCCCGTAAAGAGCTGA